In Deinococcus puniceus, one genomic interval encodes:
- a CDS encoding FtsW/RodA/SpoVE family cell cycle protein: MKYDLRFPVIILALLAVGLLTVSTAALAPRVAPGVFNKQLIGVALAAVPIALLWWAGRDRIYRIAPYLYGLALLMQASTFVIGKEVNGQKNWIELGPLQFQPLEILKFAMILMLPVVLRSGYQGIKTYAFALAVFLPAIGLVVIQDFGGALVLAVMFGVIMLAARIPWWHAVLAVLALGVAFPTVLYPKLEPYQQKRLTIFLDPYQDPRGAGYQVIQSTIAVGSGGLQGKGYKEGSQSHNGFLPEAHTDFAFSTWAEEQGLVGGLAVLVLYGMLFWGLAGMAAEAPRLQDQILFAGILGQIGFQVIENVGAALSVLPLTGITLPLISYGLSSLVSTLSTLGLAYVIYRDRHGGMI, from the coding sequence GTGAAGTACGACTTACGTTTTCCGGTGATCATTCTGGCGCTGCTGGCGGTGGGCCTGCTGACAGTGAGTACAGCGGCGTTGGCTCCCCGCGTGGCCCCCGGCGTGTTCAACAAACAACTGATCGGCGTGGCGCTGGCTGCCGTGCCCATCGCGCTGCTGTGGTGGGCGGGGCGTGACCGCATTTACCGCATCGCGCCGTATCTGTACGGCCTCGCGCTGCTGATGCAGGCCAGCACCTTCGTGATCGGCAAAGAAGTGAACGGCCAGAAAAACTGGATCGAGCTGGGGCCGCTGCAATTTCAGCCGCTGGAAATCCTGAAATTTGCCATGATCCTGATGCTGCCAGTGGTGCTGCGGAGCGGGTATCAGGGCATTAAAACCTATGCTTTTGCGCTGGCGGTGTTCCTGCCTGCCATCGGCCTCGTGGTCATTCAGGATTTTGGCGGTGCGTTGGTGCTGGCCGTCATGTTCGGCGTGATCATGCTGGCCGCTCGTATTCCGTGGTGGCACGCGGTTTTGGCAGTCTTGGCGCTGGGCGTGGCCTTCCCCACTGTGCTGTACCCCAAGCTGGAGCCGTATCAGCAAAAGCGCCTCACCATTTTCCTAGACCCCTACCAAGACCCACGCGGGGCCGGGTATCAGGTCATTCAAAGTACGATTGCTGTCGGCTCGGGCGGCTTGCAGGGCAAAGGGTACAAGGAAGGCTCGCAGTCTCACAACGGCTTCTTGCCCGAAGCGCACACCGATTTCGCCTTCAGCACGTGGGCCGAAGAGCAGGGCTTGGTGGGCGGCCTCGCCGTGTTGGTGCTGTACGGCATGCTGTTTTGGGGGCTGGCAGGCATGGCCGCGGAAGCGCCCCGGCTCCAAGACCAGATTCTCTTTGCAGGCATCTTGGGCCAGATCGGATTTCAGGTCATAGAAAATGTGGGTGCGGCCCTCAGTGTGCTGCCGCTGACCGGAATCACGCTGCCGCTGATCAGCTACGGCCTCAGCAGTCTGGTCAGCACGCTGAGTACGCTGGGGCTGGCGTATGTCATCTACCGAGACCGGCACGGCGGCATGATTTAG
- the minE gene encoding cell division topological specificity factor MinE, translating to MFSWMKRGRTKETLKDRLELVLAYDRAQIPPGKVDALRQDLLEVVKRYFPTGSSSIEIEQRGDMVVLMANIPIDENAPGHTSNRGR from the coding sequence ATGTTTTCATGGATGAAGCGGGGCCGCACCAAAGAGACCCTCAAAGACCGCCTCGAGCTGGTGCTGGCCTATGACCGCGCCCAGATTCCGCCCGGCAAGGTCGACGCCCTGCGCCAAGACCTGCTGGAAGTCGTGAAGCGCTACTTTCCTACGGGCAGCAGCAGTATCGAAATAGAGCAGCGCGGCGACATGGTGGTGCTGATGGCGAACATTCCGATTGACGAGAATGCGCCGGGGCATACGTCGAACCGGGGGCGCTGA
- the minD gene encoding septum site-determining protein MinD: protein MNAKVIVVTSGKGGVGKTTTTANIGAALAKLGEKVVVIDVDVGLRNLDVVMGLESRVVFDLIDVLEGKCRMSQALIRDKRVENLYLLPASQTRDKDALDPEVFKTVVRGLIEDEKFDRVLIDSPAGIESGFRTAAAPAEGALVVVNPEVSSVRDADRIIGLLESQQVNEIRLLINRLRPKMVASGNMLSEADILDILGVKPIGIVPEDEGIIVSTNVGEPAVLGKTKAGQAFMDTARRMKGEDVPYPKFEEDRGFWSVWRRLFGGA, encoded by the coding sequence ATGAATGCGAAGGTCATCGTGGTCACGTCCGGGAAGGGGGGCGTGGGCAAAACCACCACCACCGCCAACATCGGTGCGGCGCTTGCCAAATTGGGCGAAAAAGTCGTGGTCATCGACGTGGACGTGGGTCTACGGAACCTCGATGTGGTCATGGGCTTAGAGTCCCGCGTGGTCTTTGACCTCATCGACGTGCTGGAAGGCAAATGCCGCATGAGTCAGGCCCTGATCCGTGACAAGCGTGTAGAGAACCTGTACTTGCTGCCCGCCTCCCAGACCCGCGACAAGGACGCCCTTGACCCCGAAGTGTTTAAAACGGTGGTGCGCGGCCTGATCGAAGACGAGAAGTTTGACCGTGTGCTGATCGACAGCCCCGCCGGAATCGAGTCGGGCTTCCGCACCGCTGCCGCCCCCGCCGAGGGTGCGCTGGTGGTCGTGAACCCCGAAGTCTCCAGCGTGCGCGACGCTGACCGGATTATTGGCCTCTTGGAATCGCAACAGGTCAACGAAATTCGCCTGCTGATTAACCGTCTGAGGCCCAAGATGGTCGCCAGCGGTAACATGCTCAGCGAGGCCGATATTCTGGACATTCTGGGCGTCAAGCCCATCGGGATCGTGCCGGAAGATGAGGGCATCATCGTGAGTACCAACGTCGGGGAGCCTGCGGTGCTGGGCAAAACCAAGGCGGGGCAGGCGTTTATGGACACCGCCCGCCGCATGAAAGGCGAAGACGTGCCGTATCCCAAGTTCGAAGAAGACCGGGGCTTCTGGTCGGTCTGGCGGCGTCTGTTCGGGGGGGCGTGA
- the rimO gene encoding 30S ribosomal protein S12 methylthiotransferase RimO, giving the protein MTATTQRPADSMLIAPKKVGFISLGCPKALVDSERILTQLRAEGYEVAPSYEDAHAVIVNTCGFITPAVEESLSAIGEALEATGRVIVTGCLGERPEKILERHPKVAAITGSEAVDDVMEHVRRLLPIETDAFTGLLPVAAPGMRPDVAVPSREDTRHGDVFAPSVRLTPRHYAYVKIAEGCNHTCSFCIIPKLRGLQVSRDAGAVLYEAFRLVAGGTKELMVISQDTSAYGVDVRHRESEFQGEQVRAHLTDLAVKLGEMGAWVRMHYVYPYPHVDRIVELMAQGKILPYLDIPLQHASPKILRSMRRPGAGKQLETIRRWRAICPELVIRSTFIVGFPGETETEFQELLTFLEDARLDRVGAFPYSDVDEADANKLEGAVPQAVKEARLARFMEVAQRISAEKLAEKVGRVMDVIIDEFNDDEDDAPGTRLIGRTKGDAPGIDGQVYLFAGELAGQLKIGDIVKARIEDSDEYDLYGEVLERPEWKPNVPQLGHFGKH; this is encoded by the coding sequence ATGACGGCAACAACCCAGCGCCCCGCAGACAGTATGCTGATCGCCCCCAAAAAAGTAGGATTCATCAGCCTCGGCTGCCCCAAAGCCCTCGTGGACAGCGAGCGAATCTTGACCCAACTGCGGGCCGAAGGCTATGAAGTGGCCCCCAGCTACGAGGACGCGCACGCCGTGATCGTGAACACCTGCGGCTTTATTACGCCTGCCGTAGAGGAAAGCTTGAGCGCCATCGGTGAGGCGCTGGAAGCCACGGGCCGCGTGATCGTGACCGGATGCCTCGGCGAGCGCCCCGAAAAGATTCTGGAACGCCATCCCAAAGTGGCGGCCATTACGGGTTCGGAAGCCGTGGACGACGTGATGGAGCATGTGCGGCGGCTGCTGCCCATAGAAACCGACGCTTTCACGGGGCTGCTGCCCGTGGCCGCCCCCGGCATGCGCCCCGATGTGGCCGTGCCCTCCCGCGAGGACACCCGTCACGGCGACGTGTTCGCCCCCAGCGTGCGCCTGACGCCCCGGCATTACGCCTACGTGAAAATTGCCGAGGGCTGTAATCACACTTGCTCGTTTTGCATCATTCCCAAATTGCGCGGCCTGCAAGTCAGCCGGGATGCGGGCGCGGTGCTGTACGAGGCCTTCCGCTTGGTGGCGGGCGGTACCAAAGAACTGATGGTGATTTCGCAGGACACCTCGGCTTATGGCGTAGACGTGCGCCACCGCGAGAGCGAATTTCAGGGCGAGCAAGTGCGTGCCCACCTGACCGACCTGGCCGTGAAACTGGGCGAAATGGGCGCGTGGGTGCGGATGCATTACGTGTACCCCTACCCCCACGTAGACCGGATCGTGGAACTGATGGCGCAGGGCAAAATCTTGCCTTACCTCGATATTCCCCTGCAACACGCTTCGCCCAAGATTCTGCGTTCTATGCGGCGTCCGGGTGCGGGCAAGCAACTGGAGACCATCCGGCGTTGGCGTGCCATCTGCCCGGAACTGGTCATCCGGTCTACCTTCATCGTGGGCTTTCCCGGCGAAACCGAAACCGAGTTTCAGGAGTTGTTGACCTTTTTGGAAGACGCCCGTTTAGACCGCGTGGGAGCCTTCCCCTACAGCGATGTGGACGAAGCCGACGCCAACAAACTGGAAGGCGCGGTGCCGCAGGCCGTGAAGGAAGCCCGCCTCGCCCGTTTTATGGAAGTCGCGCAGCGCATCAGTGCCGAAAAACTGGCCGAGAAAGTGGGCCGCGTGATGGACGTGATCATCGACGAATTTAATGATGACGAAGACGACGCCCCCGGCACCCGCCTGATTGGCCGCACCAAGGGCGACGCCCCCGGCATCGACGGTCAGGTGTATCTGTTTGCAGGCGAATTGGCCGGGCAACTCAAGATTGGCGACATCGTGAAGGCCCGCATCGAGGACAGCGACGAATACGACCTGTACGGCGAAGTGCTGGAGCGCCCGGAATGGAAGCCGAACGTGCCGCAGTTGGGCCACTTCGGCAAGCACTGA
- a CDS encoding RIO1 family regulatory kinase/ATPase domain-containing protein produces MSQRGGQDWLDTELNDLDTGPERKEKHKVKKPLGRRKLATLKKDSEGEADEIIKRLTDLGHITEIVAELKSGKEATAYVARGPRGSILVKLYRELEARSFKNDAIYREGQTILDERARKAMQSRSLKGLAMLQMGWVTAEYAHLWKLWNAGLSVPEPLVGPSPFDYEKTTPAVLMRLIGTEDAPAPRLSDAVLTPTQARSAWEQSLNGMAHLLRLGYVHGDYSTYNLLWQLDSQHADSELQAEEDENDMQHTDMTNTKIQNEEEGTVVIIDFPQLTTRQNPNFAQLLRRDADSLSMSFRRHGIQTSGEATLKEVQKRALGPAPTPRLVLP; encoded by the coding sequence ATGAGTCAGCGCGGCGGCCAAGACTGGCTGGATACCGAGCTGAACGACCTTGATACCGGGCCGGAACGCAAAGAGAAGCACAAAGTTAAGAAACCACTGGGCCGCCGCAAACTGGCGACGCTCAAAAAGGACTCGGAGGGCGAGGCCGACGAGATCATCAAACGGCTGACCGACTTGGGTCACATCACCGAGATCGTGGCCGAATTGAAGAGCGGCAAAGAGGCCACCGCGTATGTGGCACGCGGCCCACGCGGCAGCATTCTGGTGAAGCTGTACCGGGAACTGGAAGCACGCAGCTTCAAAAATGACGCCATTTACCGTGAAGGCCAGACCATTCTGGACGAACGGGCCAGAAAAGCCATGCAGAGCCGCAGCCTGAAGGGGCTGGCGATGTTGCAGATGGGCTGGGTAACGGCGGAATACGCCCACCTCTGGAAGCTGTGGAATGCGGGCCTGAGCGTGCCGGAACCCCTCGTGGGGCCGTCGCCCTTCGATTACGAAAAGACCACTCCCGCCGTGCTGATGCGCCTGATCGGCACCGAAGACGCCCCCGCCCCCCGCCTCAGCGACGCGGTACTGACGCCCACGCAAGCCCGCAGCGCTTGGGAACAGAGCCTGAACGGCATGGCGCATCTGCTCCGGCTGGGGTACGTCCACGGCGATTACAGCACCTACAACCTGCTGTGGCAACTGGATTCGCAGCACGCCGATTCGGAGTTGCAGGCCGAAGAAGACGAGAACGACATGCAGCACACCGACATGACGAACACCAAGATTCAAAACGAGGAGGAAGGAACCGTGGTCATCATCGACTTTCCGCAGCTTACGACCCGGCAAAATCCCAACTTTGCCCAACTGCTGCGCCGCGACGCCGACAGCCTGAGCATGAGCTTCCGACGGCACGGCATTCAGACGAGCGGAGAAGCGACCCTGAAAGAAGTGCAGAAGCGGGCGCTGGGGCCTGCGCCGACGCCGCGTCTGGTGCTGCCCTAA
- a CDS encoding right-handed parallel beta-helix repeat-containing protein yields MKHKKAVRTAVAAVSVSLLLASCGVLQEIGTPVMTLNDSGAGSLREVLAAAAPGDTLRLVVPGTLTLGSTLVIDKNITLLADGVTIDAGGKGRALDVASGATVTLKGGTLRGGDGLPLVDATPLATQPLATIPPKVGGVILNQGTLILDGTVITGGKAEQGAGVYVGQGASLTLKSGSISGNEAVRINNQNGYGGGVLADTGSTVRIEGGEVGNNTAYSGAGIESYGTLVITGGKIIANTASVWGGGLWSSGSVRMEGGSIEGNTAGYLGAGGVVDTGGTFTLISGKIVGNQGTGPADRVNLRGGNGGGLSVSGTLNMQGGEISGNRVTLSGGGVGLLDGGKATFSGGKISGNTSDWVGGGVLVKSAAATLSGSEISGNRAESGGGFTVSGKDAKLTMTGGKINANEVVKGAGGGLNVNTSAIFSLEAGEIAGNTAENAGGGVSVSSLMNVSGGVISGNKVTGTTDGGGGVRVQIGGTLNLSGGEIRGNSAVKTGGGVTLNGTLNMTGGSISGNTVTNRATGQDLGGGGGGVRMYSGSSMTASGGSISNNTAWYGGGVETNGAYQTSPTSTFVLSGATMSGNKADGNVGGGFWNDGKLTMTSGSVTGNSARDGGGVFNTKVGVYSKTGGTMSGNTPNDVVQGQ; encoded by the coding sequence ATGAAGCACAAGAAAGCCGTCCGAACCGCCGTTGCCGCCGTCTCTGTGTCGTTGCTGCTGGCCTCCTGCGGGGTGCTGCAAGAAATCGGAACACCCGTCATGACACTGAACGACAGTGGGGCAGGCAGCCTGCGCGAAGTATTGGCCGCCGCCGCGCCGGGCGACACGCTGCGACTGGTGGTGCCGGGAACCCTGACCCTCGGCAGCACGCTGGTCATCGACAAAAACATTACGCTGCTGGCCGACGGCGTGACCATTGATGCTGGGGGCAAGGGCCGGGCGCTGGACGTGGCGAGCGGCGCAACCGTGACCCTGAAGGGCGGGACGCTGCGGGGCGGGGACGGTTTGCCGCTAGTGGACGCTACGCCCCTCGCCACCCAACCTCTCGCCACAATCCCACCGAAAGTGGGCGGCGTGATTCTGAACCAGGGCACGCTCATTCTGGACGGCACAGTCATCACCGGGGGTAAGGCCGAACAGGGCGCGGGCGTATACGTCGGTCAGGGCGCGAGCCTCACCCTGAAATCGGGCAGTATCAGCGGCAACGAGGCCGTGCGGATCAACAATCAGAACGGCTACGGCGGCGGCGTGCTGGCCGACACGGGGTCTACGGTTCGCATCGAGGGCGGCGAGGTGGGCAACAACACGGCCTACAGCGGCGCGGGCATCGAAAGTTACGGCACGCTGGTCATTACGGGCGGCAAAATTATCGCCAATACAGCCAGCGTGTGGGGCGGTGGGCTGTGGTCGAGCGGCAGCGTCCGAATGGAAGGCGGCAGTATTGAGGGCAATACGGCAGGCTACTTGGGCGCGGGCGGCGTGGTGGACACAGGCGGTACATTTACGCTGATCAGCGGGAAAATCGTAGGCAATCAGGGCACTGGCCCGGCAGACCGAGTGAACCTGCGCGGCGGCAACGGCGGCGGCCTCAGCGTTTCGGGCACGCTGAACATGCAGGGCGGCGAAATCAGCGGCAACCGGGTGACCCTCTCGGGCGGCGGCGTGGGCCTCCTTGATGGTGGAAAGGCCACGTTCAGCGGTGGCAAGATCAGCGGCAACACTTCGGACTGGGTGGGGGGCGGCGTGCTGGTCAAGAGTGCGGCTGCCACCTTGTCCGGCAGCGAAATCAGCGGCAACCGGGCCGAATCGGGTGGCGGATTCACGGTTTCAGGCAAAGACGCCAAACTGACCATGACGGGCGGCAAAATCAATGCCAATGAGGTTGTCAAGGGGGCGGGCGGCGGCCTGAACGTGAATACCTCGGCCATCTTCAGTCTTGAAGCGGGCGAGATTGCGGGCAACACTGCCGAAAATGCAGGCGGCGGTGTATCGGTCAGCAGCCTGATGAATGTCAGCGGCGGCGTCATCAGCGGGAACAAAGTCACAGGAACGACGGACGGCGGCGGCGGTGTCCGGGTGCAGATCGGTGGCACCCTGAACCTGTCGGGCGGCGAGATTCGCGGTAATTCGGCGGTCAAAACGGGCGGCGGGGTCACGCTGAACGGCACCCTGAACATGACGGGCGGCAGCATCAGCGGCAACACCGTGACCAACCGCGCCACCGGGCAAGACTTGGGGGGCGGCGGTGGCGGCGTGCGTATGTATTCAGGGAGCAGCATGACGGCCAGCGGCGGCAGCATCAGCAACAACACGGCTTGGTATGGCGGCGGTGTCGAAACCAACGGTGCGTATCAGACCTCGCCCACGTCCACCTTTGTCTTGTCCGGGGCCACCATGAGCGGCAACAAGGCCGATGGCAACGTGGGCGGCG